The proteins below come from a single Miscanthus floridulus cultivar M001 chromosome 1, ASM1932011v1, whole genome shotgun sequence genomic window:
- the LOC136462486 gene encoding uncharacterized protein: MVRDRLADDETEDFVIRIVGPRDGDPPQYSLPTTDQLAMLVVGDFNYEAFEWDIIVQKQAGDLQQIFALHPAFMALQYPLLFPYAECGWQAGVLYAGVIQTRANAHIKVTMQDYYCYMFHYRKDEPNPYLCYGALSSQAKVDARACVDENRLWYIVENQANIRMESIQGICDAINRGSTEGSEMGKMTMLPASHTGGRHYMIQNYHDGIAICQEYGPPDFFVTFTCNPKWPEITEAIFDPGQKPVDRNDLIVRVFNMKLEELLHDIKAGTSFGPYNAGYGGTGKTYLWNRMVGYLRAKNKIVLTVASSGVAALLLQGGHIAHSRFKIPCEVEEDTVCDVSRGTMLSELIELTSLVIWDEALMANRRCFEALDRTFRDIEKTKSPETAHIPFGGKVVVLGGDLKQILPVVEGGTKEDIISSTIIRSRLWAHVEILSLK, encoded by the exons ATGGTGAGGGACCGGTTggcagatgatgaaacagaagaCTTTGTTATTCGCATAGTTGGCCCAAGAGATGGTGATCCGCCTCAGTACAGCTTACCAACTACGGATCAGCTAGCTATGTTAGTAGTTGGTGATTTCAATTACGAAGCCTTTGAGTGGGATATTATTGTGCAGAAACAAGCAGGAGACCTTCAACAGATTTTTGCTCTGCATCCCGCTTTCATGGCACTTCAATATCCTTTGTTATTTCCATATGCTGAGTGCGGTTGGCAAGCTGGGGTTCTATACGCTGGAGTCATACAGACAAGAGCCAATGCCCATATAAAAGTCACCATGCAGGACTACTACTGCTACATGTTTCATTATAGGAAAGATGAACCAAATCCGTATCTATGTTATGGTGCACTCTCAAGTCAAGCTAAGGTGGATGCTCGGGCCTGTGTAGATGAAAACAGGTTATGGTACATAGTAGAAAACCAAGCTAATATTAGAATGGAAAGTATCCAAGGAATTTGTGATGCAATAAACAGAGGATCCACAGAGGGCAGCGAGATGGGGAAGATGACCATGCTCCCGGCGTCGCACACGGGTGGCAGACATTACATGATACAAAATTATCATGATGGGATCGCTATTTGTCAAGAATATGGTCCTCCAGATTTCTTCGTTACTTTCACATGCAATCCTAAATGGCCTGAGATCACTGAAGCCATCTTTGATCCTGGACAAAAGCCAGTTGACAGGAATGATCTGATAGTCAGGGTCTTTAATATGAAATTAGAGGAACTTCTACATGATATCAAAGCTGGTACATCTTTTGGACCCTACAATGCAG GATACGGAGGCACTGGTAAAACATACTTATGGAATAGAATGGTTGGATATCTTAGAGCAAAGAATAAGATTGTACTGACCGTGGCTTCCTCGGGTGTAGCGGCGCTGCTGCTCCAAGGAGGTCATATAGCTCACTCAAGGTTCAAAATTCCTTGTGAGGTAGAAGAAGATACAGTCTGCGATGTTAGTAGGGGCACAATGCTTTCTGAACTTATTGAGCTCACAAGCTTGGTCATCTGGGATGAGGCCCTCATGGCTAATAGGAGATGCTTCGAGGCCTTAGACCGCACATTCAGAGATATTGAAAAAACCAAAAGCCCAGAGACTGCTCATATACCATTTGGTGGAAAAGTTGTTGTTCTAGGAGGGGACCTCAAACAAATCTTACCTGTGGTTGAAGGTGGTACCAAAGAAGATATCATTAGCTCCACTATCATCAGGTCTCGGTTATGGGCCCATGTTGAAATCCTGAGTCTAAAATAG